Proteins from a single region of Sphaerochaeta globosa str. Buddy:
- a CDS encoding V-type ATP synthase subunit A: protein MKERIIGRVKRVNGPILIVKDIKDAMMMEMVRIGEQQLVGEVVKLYDGLATVQVYEDATGICPGDNVYGSGMSLSVELAPGLIGTIYDGIQRPLEQLMAASGAFISRGLTFDAVDHQKRWTFTPSLEVGAAVTAGQILGTVQETSRIEHRVLVPVTIASAVIVEIAVQGEYTVEDVIATVVLPNGHQQQICMLQRWPIRIPRPVDKRLALKQPLITGLRVIDTLFPLAKGGTVAIPGGFGTGKTMTQHSIAQWCDADLIVYIGCGERGNEMTDVLKEFPLLIDPRTGHSLMERTILIANTSNMPVSAREASIYTGITMAEYYRDQGYHVAIMADSTSRWAEALRELSGRMEEMPAEEGFPAYLPTRIAQFYERAGFMQTLSGSKGSVSIIGAVSPPGGDFSEPVTQHTKRFVRCFWGLDRQLASSRHYPAISWLESYSEYLGDVKQWWNDHSDGTWYLSRQKIMDLLQKEVRLQQIVKLVGPDALPDTQNFILEVCSLFKTAFLQQNAFDDVDRFCSVEKQVKMLSVILAYYEKGLEAITKGVPMVKIRRLKAVQEMVRMRLTVKGDELENIDRLQLRLERSIDQIGGIYEN from the coding sequence ATGAAAGAGAGAATTATCGGACGCGTCAAACGAGTAAACGGACCAATTCTCATTGTCAAGGACATCAAGGATGCCATGATGATGGAAATGGTGCGTATCGGTGAGCAGCAATTGGTCGGAGAAGTAGTGAAACTCTATGATGGGTTGGCTACCGTTCAGGTCTATGAGGATGCCACCGGTATTTGCCCGGGCGACAATGTCTATGGAAGTGGCATGAGCTTGTCCGTCGAGCTCGCTCCCGGTCTTATAGGAACCATCTATGATGGAATCCAACGACCGCTTGAGCAATTGATGGCTGCCAGCGGGGCCTTTATTTCCCGTGGCTTGACCTTTGATGCAGTCGACCACCAAAAGCGGTGGACTTTTACACCCTCACTTGAGGTAGGTGCTGCTGTAACTGCCGGCCAGATTCTTGGCACTGTGCAGGAGACCAGCAGAATTGAGCATCGAGTCTTGGTCCCTGTCACGATAGCAAGTGCTGTGATTGTGGAAATAGCAGTGCAGGGTGAGTATACCGTTGAAGATGTAATAGCCACGGTTGTGCTGCCCAACGGGCATCAACAGCAGATTTGTATGCTGCAGCGCTGGCCGATCAGAATTCCCCGACCGGTGGACAAGCGACTTGCACTCAAGCAGCCGCTGATCACAGGCTTGAGGGTCATCGATACACTCTTTCCTTTGGCAAAGGGAGGGACGGTAGCCATTCCTGGTGGATTTGGAACCGGCAAGACCATGACCCAGCACTCAATCGCCCAGTGGTGTGATGCGGATCTCATCGTCTATATCGGCTGCGGCGAACGTGGCAATGAGATGACCGATGTACTTAAGGAATTTCCGCTTCTTATCGATCCCCGTACCGGCCATTCGTTGATGGAGCGAACCATCCTTATTGCCAATACTTCAAACATGCCGGTCAGTGCCCGTGAAGCCTCCATCTATACGGGAATTACGATGGCAGAGTATTACCGAGACCAGGGCTACCATGTAGCCATCATGGCCGATTCGACCAGCCGATGGGCTGAAGCATTGCGCGAACTCAGCGGTCGTATGGAAGAGATGCCCGCCGAAGAAGGGTTCCCGGCCTATCTGCCGACCCGTATCGCCCAGTTCTATGAACGGGCGGGGTTCATGCAAACCCTTTCGGGAAGCAAGGGATCGGTCTCGATCATTGGTGCGGTAAGTCCTCCCGGTGGTGATTTCTCCGAACCGGTAACCCAGCACACCAAACGTTTCGTACGCTGTTTCTGGGGTCTTGATCGACAGCTTGCCAGTAGCCGACACTATCCTGCGATCAGCTGGTTGGAGTCCTACAGTGAGTATCTTGGGGATGTGAAGCAGTGGTGGAATGACCATAGCGACGGCACATGGTACCTCAGTCGACAGAAAATCATGGATTTACTGCAGAAAGAAGTACGACTGCAACAAATTGTGAAGCTGGTCGGCCCCGATGCCTTGCCTGATACCCAAAATTTCATACTTGAAGTGTGTTCATTGTTCAAGACTGCATTCCTGCAACAGAACGCTTTTGACGATGTTGATCGGTTCTGTTCGGTGGAGAAGCAGGTGAAAATGCTCTCAGTCATACTTGCCTATTATGAGAAAGGGCTTGAGGCCATTACCAAGGGTGTTCCCATGGTTAAGATCAGGCGTCTGAAGGCAGTGCAGGAAATGGTACGCATGAGGTTGACCGTCAAGGGCGACGAACTGGAAAACATAGACCGTTTGCAACTGCGCCTTGAACGCTCGATTGATCAGATTGGAGGCATCTATGAGAACTAA
- a CDS encoding V-type ATP synthase subunit E family protein, protein METTDSRLLTGILEQADQAANKTLQEANRQAKAIVEEANKRAQSEMEAERRTLEQKMKQVQLRLQANMTSAKRKAILRHGDDRYQEVLGRVTSLLDAKTIEPYLPQWIAEAALGLDLKEAKVSCSTQCPVTEAHLSMAAALVKKATGSTIVLHLDTKPIRSLGVVVSSLDGMVSFNNQVEIRLRRLDRVLRAMIQEHT, encoded by the coding sequence ATGGAAACAACTGACAGTCGCCTGCTCACCGGAATACTGGAGCAAGCCGACCAAGCTGCCAACAAGACTTTGCAGGAGGCCAATCGACAAGCGAAAGCTATTGTGGAGGAAGCCAACAAGCGAGCGCAGTCTGAGATGGAAGCAGAGCGGCGAACTCTTGAGCAGAAGATGAAACAGGTTCAGCTTCGGCTCCAAGCAAATATGACCAGCGCAAAGCGCAAGGCTATTCTGCGCCATGGGGATGATCGGTATCAAGAAGTGCTTGGGCGGGTAACCTCTTTGCTCGATGCAAAGACCATTGAGCCATATTTACCCCAATGGATTGCGGAAGCCGCTCTAGGTCTGGATCTGAAGGAAGCAAAAGTTTCCTGTAGTACCCAGTGTCCTGTTACCGAGGCACATCTTTCGATGGCAGCTGCACTGGTGAAGAAAGCTACCGGCAGTACTATTGTCTTACACCTTGATACCAAACCCATCCGTAGTCTAGGAGTGGTTGTTTCCTCGTTGGACGGCATGGTTTCGTTCAACAATCAGGTCGAGATCCGTCTCAGACGGCTGGACCGCGTACTTAGGGCTATGATTCAGGAACATACATGA
- a CDS encoding V-type ATP synthase subunit B: MRTKAETLLAQTDRRLLSGREYRGVSRIDGPLVYMRNTHAVGFGELVEILAPDGSRRSGQVLDTSDDAVVVQVFEGTDGLTLPGTGMRFMGEPLTLSVSEQMLGRVMNGLGKSRDGSGTVHGFAERDVNGEPINPTAREYPRDFIQTGISVIDGMTTLIQGQKLPIFSGNGMDHNQLAAQIARQAKVRGSSGDFCIVFAAMGVKYDVARFFIDSFEETGVTDNVALFLSLADDPSIERTITPKTALTLAEYLAFDKGKQVLVIMTDMTNYCESLREIGTMRGEIPSRKGYPGYLYSNLAELYERSGKISGRSGSITQLPILSMPNDDISHPVPDLTGYITEGQIVFERGMQARGIYPPINCLPSLSRLMKDGIGEGMTRGDHPHLANQLFASYSHVKDVQNLASVIGEEELTSLDQQYLEFGNFFEKKFVNQGFDEDRSIEQTLDLGWEALGKLPSEELQRLTDEEIAQYYGK, from the coding sequence ATGAGAACTAAGGCTGAAACCTTGCTGGCCCAAACTGACCGACGGCTTCTCAGTGGAAGAGAGTATCGCGGCGTAAGTCGCATTGATGGTCCTCTGGTATATATGCGCAATACCCACGCCGTGGGGTTTGGCGAACTTGTTGAGATACTTGCTCCCGATGGATCTCGTCGGTCGGGGCAGGTCCTGGACACCAGTGATGATGCGGTAGTCGTACAAGTCTTTGAAGGAACCGACGGTTTGACACTGCCGGGAACGGGCATGCGGTTCATGGGTGAACCTTTGACACTCAGTGTTTCAGAGCAGATGCTCGGCCGGGTCATGAACGGCTTGGGCAAAAGCCGTGATGGTTCGGGCACTGTCCACGGGTTTGCTGAACGGGATGTGAACGGGGAACCGATCAACCCGACAGCCCGCGAATATCCGAGGGATTTCATCCAGACAGGTATTTCCGTCATCGATGGAATGACAACCCTCATTCAAGGCCAGAAGCTTCCCATTTTCAGTGGAAACGGCATGGATCACAACCAGCTTGCGGCTCAGATTGCCAGACAGGCGAAAGTAAGGGGCAGCTCGGGGGATTTCTGTATTGTATTTGCAGCCATGGGTGTAAAATATGACGTAGCTCGATTCTTCATCGACAGCTTTGAGGAGACCGGGGTTACCGACAATGTAGCGCTGTTCCTCTCCCTCGCCGATGACCCCTCCATTGAGCGAACCATTACGCCCAAGACAGCCCTCACCCTTGCAGAGTATCTGGCTTTCGACAAGGGCAAGCAGGTATTGGTGATCATGACCGATATGACCAACTACTGCGAGTCTTTGCGGGAGATCGGTACCATGCGCGGCGAGATTCCCTCCCGCAAGGGGTACCCGGGGTATTTGTACTCCAACCTTGCCGAGCTGTATGAACGGTCGGGAAAAATCAGCGGCCGCAGCGGTTCCATTACTCAGCTGCCCATTCTTTCCATGCCCAACGATGATATCAGTCACCCGGTACCTGACTTGACCGGGTATATTACAGAAGGACAGATTGTTTTTGAACGGGGTATGCAGGCTCGAGGCATATATCCTCCAATCAATTGCCTGCCTTCGCTTTCCCGTCTGATGAAGGATGGAATCGGGGAGGGCATGACCCGTGGCGATCACCCTCACTTGGCTAACCAATTGTTTGCTTCGTACAGCCACGTAAAGGATGTACAGAACCTTGCATCGGTCATCGGTGAGGAAGAGCTGACCAGTCTTGATCAGCAGTATTTGGAGTTTGGCAACTTCTTTGAGAAGAAATTTGTGAATCAAGGCTTCGATGAAGATCGCAGCATTGAGCAGACACTCGATCTCGGATGGGAGGCACTTGGCAAGTTGCCCAGTGAGGAACTGCAGCGCCTGACCGACGAGGAGATAGCACAGTACTATGGCAAGTAA
- a CDS encoding ATP synthase subunit C, producing MTNIEFRRKVSMTFVATALVLLASAFVFAPSAYAATTEAAQVGNDYNLALVCFSAAIAFAVGALAAGMAIGKVGSAAMGAISERPEIASQALIFIALAEGLVVFGFITSLMILGKV from the coding sequence ATGACCAACATCGAATTCAGAAGAAAAGTATCGATGACCTTTGTTGCAACGGCTCTTGTGTTGCTTGCATCCGCCTTTGTTTTCGCCCCGAGTGCTTATGCTGCAACTACTGAAGCCGCACAAGTCGGTAACGATTACAACCTTGCTCTTGTTTGCTTCAGTGCAGCGATTGCCTTCGCAGTCGGAGCCCTTGCAGCAGGAATGGCTATCGGCAAGGTAGGAAGCGCTGCCATGGGTGCAATCAGCGAAAGGCCGGAAATTGCCAGCCAGGCTTTGATTTTCATCGCTCTTGCAGAAGGTTTGGTAGTGTTCGGTTTCATCACCAGTCTGATGATTCTCGGAAAGGTATAA
- a CDS encoding V-type ATP synthase subunit D, giving the protein MNTTLAPTRSNLLKLLEDLKFAQLGHELLDQKRSILVVELLTLVDQAVDYEQRVVKALSEAQLSLSDAIMQMGRLRVGNLGGAVNIDYTITLGSRRVMGVSVPKVETTFVDKSPYFSSEDTSILSELSIDRYRTTLQLMGRLAELKVSIMRLAREVKKTIRKVNALEKIVIPQNKETITWMRGRIEEQERENFILLKVVKDRMEQAKTQVQALTSSSDNDTIDKGGLHGSSI; this is encoded by the coding sequence GTGAATACCACGCTTGCTCCTACAAGGAGCAACCTGCTCAAATTATTGGAAGACCTCAAGTTTGCCCAGCTGGGTCACGAGCTGCTCGACCAAAAGCGGTCGATTCTCGTGGTGGAACTGCTCACCTTGGTCGACCAGGCTGTCGATTATGAGCAAAGGGTTGTCAAGGCTCTTTCAGAGGCTCAGCTTTCCTTGTCGGATGCCATCATGCAGATGGGGCGGCTGAGAGTGGGAAACCTTGGAGGAGCTGTAAACATCGATTATACCATCACCCTTGGAAGTAGACGGGTTATGGGTGTATCGGTTCCCAAGGTGGAAACTACCTTTGTGGACAAGAGTCCCTACTTCAGCAGTGAGGATACCAGCATACTCAGCGAGCTCTCCATAGACCGCTACCGTACAACCTTGCAGTTGATGGGCAGGCTTGCTGAGTTGAAGGTTTCCATCATGCGTCTTGCGAGGGAAGTGAAGAAGACCATCCGCAAGGTCAATGCACTGGAAAAAATTGTTATTCCCCAGAATAAGGAAACCATCACTTGGATGCGAGGCCGCATCGAGGAACAGGAGCGGGAGAATTTCATTCTGCTTAAAGTTGTCAAAGACCGTATGGAACAGGCTAAGACGCAGGTGCAGGCTTTGACCTCTTCATCCGATAATGATACGATAGATAAGGGAGGCTTGCATGGGAGTTCCATTTAG
- a CDS encoding V-type ATP synthase subunit F encodes MKYFVIGDEDTVLGFSLVGVFGMQATTTQQAMQAWEKALENPEHGIIIITDEVANLIRSVVNRYLFSETFPLVVEIPSPNSKQGPPDLRSLVNQAIGVSL; translated from the coding sequence ATGAAGTATTTTGTCATCGGTGACGAAGATACCGTATTGGGGTTCTCCCTTGTCGGTGTTTTCGGCATGCAGGCGACAACTACCCAGCAGGCGATGCAGGCTTGGGAAAAGGCATTGGAGAATCCGGAACATGGCATTATCATCATAACGGATGAAGTTGCAAATTTGATTCGTTCGGTGGTCAACCGGTATCTTTTCAGTGAAACCTTCCCGCTTGTGGTGGAGATACCCTCTCCGAACTCCAAGCAGGGGCCACCAGATTTACGATCCCTGGTCAATCAAGCGATCGGGGTTTCGTTATAG
- a CDS encoding V-type ATP synthase subunit I encodes MNLFTRPMKLLTAVVLEQTSEAVVKALLELGVLDFVHINKLDPQQMEKLSSRPSSVNRANLEEMRKRVEALLRQGHLDIPSSEVLDVKKLEKPELEEYKRILDELTSNLLTLKEKQKESNQQLMGLEEMRRYINENKGEYLDLRVGEITHGKMEDLGSKLAVYGGLLDQIPSTVKYICLTLRRDVSQVDPLLEKFGWVESSDVELQKKAIFLIKGRLDAEHQKALQSRTEVEKAVDAVVKQQQSQLFTIWSNLRLNELCDQIRSYFAYTRNTTLFSGWVPSDQADRVRDAILEASEGQSVIEWTNATEVPRQEVPVAIASPKALRPFQNIVNNYSTPEYGTVNPTIFVMVAYLSMFGLMFADVGQGLVLLLVGLLGSRSYKKNPLKPDGMLSRNVTSLLVYLGLSSMVFGALFGSYFGLGLFPALWFNYEAAVAGHAEGALVHDVYGILGITIKFGIIIIYTGLFLNWVNLIRKRAFLTLFLDKNGLIGGLLFGIGLYMGFGFVGSGYRQFPQATWIGPVITLCLILLFVRGFLSYFLSVRRGGPKHEVGKLLLDCVMEWLVDVLEIFTGYMSNTLSFMRVAGLGIAHASLMESFKMLSSMVDGFGGIGIFILGNVLVIVLEGLSAGIQSLRLNYYEFFSRYFTGKGVAYEPVGLNTTSSEKR; translated from the coding sequence ATGAACTTGTTCACAAGGCCGATGAAATTGCTTACAGCTGTCGTACTGGAACAAACCAGTGAGGCGGTGGTTAAGGCACTGCTCGAGTTGGGTGTGCTCGATTTTGTCCATATCAATAAGCTTGATCCCCAGCAGATGGAAAAGCTTTCCAGCAGACCCAGTTCGGTCAACCGGGCCAACTTGGAGGAAATGCGAAAGCGTGTGGAGGCGTTGCTCCGCCAAGGCCATCTCGATATTCCCTCCAGTGAAGTACTTGATGTAAAGAAACTGGAAAAACCCGAGCTTGAAGAGTATAAGCGAATTTTGGACGAGCTTACCTCGAATCTGCTCACGTTGAAGGAAAAGCAAAAAGAGAGCAATCAGCAATTGATGGGCCTCGAAGAGATGAGACGGTACATCAATGAGAACAAGGGTGAATACCTTGATTTGAGAGTGGGTGAAATTACCCATGGCAAAATGGAAGACCTTGGGAGTAAACTTGCTGTGTACGGTGGACTGCTTGATCAGATTCCATCCACTGTGAAGTATATCTGCCTCACGCTTCGCCGTGATGTGTCCCAAGTCGATCCCTTGCTGGAGAAATTCGGCTGGGTTGAATCCAGTGATGTCGAATTACAAAAGAAGGCAATTTTCCTGATCAAGGGGCGTCTGGATGCAGAGCATCAGAAGGCCTTACAAAGCAGAACCGAGGTTGAAAAAGCGGTCGATGCGGTGGTCAAGCAGCAGCAAAGCCAATTGTTTACTATATGGTCGAATCTTCGGTTGAATGAACTATGTGATCAGATTCGTTCCTATTTTGCCTATACCCGCAATACGACCTTGTTCTCCGGTTGGGTTCCTTCCGACCAGGCTGACAGGGTCAGGGATGCAATTCTTGAAGCCAGTGAAGGACAGAGTGTCATAGAGTGGACCAATGCCACTGAAGTTCCCCGGCAGGAAGTCCCTGTAGCGATCGCTTCTCCCAAAGCTCTCAGACCCTTCCAGAATATTGTCAACAATTACAGCACACCCGAGTATGGAACAGTCAACCCAACAATTTTTGTCATGGTTGCCTACCTCTCGATGTTCGGCTTGATGTTTGCCGATGTCGGCCAAGGTCTGGTGCTTTTGCTCGTAGGATTGCTCGGTTCCCGTTCGTATAAGAAGAATCCTCTCAAGCCTGATGGGATGCTCAGCCGCAACGTTACTTCGTTGCTGGTGTACTTGGGACTCTCTTCCATGGTTTTCGGTGCCTTGTTTGGTTCCTACTTTGGATTGGGCCTGTTTCCCGCCCTCTGGTTCAACTATGAGGCGGCGGTTGCCGGTCATGCCGAGGGAGCGTTGGTTCATGATGTATATGGAATTCTTGGCATTACCATCAAATTCGGTATAATCATCATCTACACAGGGTTATTCCTCAACTGGGTCAACCTGATTCGCAAGCGGGCCTTTCTCACCTTGTTCTTGGATAAGAATGGCTTGATTGGTGGATTGCTCTTCGGCATCGGGTTGTACATGGGTTTTGGCTTCGTAGGAAGCGGCTATCGTCAGTTCCCCCAAGCAACCTGGATTGGTCCTGTGATAACACTCTGCCTAATCCTGCTTTTCGTGCGCGGCTTCCTTTCGTACTTCCTGTCAGTTCGCAGGGGAGGGCCGAAGCATGAGGTGGGTAAGCTCTTGCTCGATTGCGTGATGGAATGGCTGGTTGATGTGTTGGAGATCTTTACCGGGTATATGTCCAATACGCTTTCCTTCATGCGAGTAGCCGGACTCGGTATCGCACACGCATCTCTGATGGAATCCTTCAAAATGCTTTCATCCATGGTGGATGGATTCGGCGGTATTGGCATTTTCATTCTCGGCAATGTCCTGGTAATCGTATTGGAGGGTCTGAGTGCCGGCATTCAGTCGCTTCGTTTGAACTATTATGAATTCTTCTCAAGGTATTTTACCGGAAAGGGTGTAGCGTATGAGCCGGTGGGGCTCAATACAACCTCTTCCGAGAAGAGATAG